One window from the genome of Xenorhabdus bovienii SS-2004 encodes:
- the pdxB gene encoding 4-phosphoerythronate dehydrogenase PdxB, whose translation MKILVDENMPYAEQLFQQLGEVQAIPGRPVPAGALEQADAFMVRSVTKVNESLLKGSSVKFVGTATAGMDHVDQQWLSQAGIGFSAAPGCNAIAVVEYVFSALMLLAERDQFQLKDKTVGIVGVGNVGGRLADRLAALGVKTLLCDPPRVDRGDEGEFWPLEKLVQEADILTFHTPLNQSGRYQTYHLADAGLLSALPDNRILINASRGEVVDNQALLSVLQSGKKLRVVLDVWEPEPNLSLPLLALVDIGTPHIAGYTLEGKARGTTQVFEAYCEFLGQPYRAELSDLLPEPDFSHITVHGEVTQSILKRLIHLVYDVRRDDAPLRQVAEQNGAFDRLRKNYPERREWSSLTVHCDSESSAQLLSEIGFNAKVI comes from the coding sequence GTGAAAATTTTGGTTGATGAAAATATGCCTTACGCTGAACAACTTTTTCAGCAATTAGGCGAAGTACAGGCAATCCCGGGGCGCCCAGTCCCTGCGGGTGCTCTGGAACAGGCTGATGCCTTTATGGTGCGTTCTGTCACTAAAGTTAATGAATCCTTGTTGAAAGGCAGTTCTGTTAAATTTGTGGGTACTGCCACTGCGGGGATGGATCATGTTGATCAGCAATGGTTGTCGCAGGCAGGAATTGGCTTCTCAGCCGCGCCGGGATGCAATGCGATTGCGGTTGTTGAGTATGTATTTTCTGCACTGATGTTATTGGCGGAACGGGATCAATTTCAACTCAAAGATAAAACTGTCGGCATTGTCGGTGTGGGTAATGTCGGGGGGCGTCTGGCTGATCGGCTGGCTGCTTTGGGTGTGAAAACCTTACTGTGCGACCCTCCTCGTGTCGATCGGGGTGATGAAGGTGAATTCTGGCCGTTGGAAAAATTAGTACAGGAAGCGGATATTCTGACTTTCCATACTCCGCTTAATCAATCAGGCCGTTATCAGACTTATCATCTGGCCGATGCAGGATTACTTTCTGCATTACCGGACAACCGAATTTTGATTAATGCCAGCCGTGGTGAAGTGGTTGATAATCAAGCACTACTTTCAGTATTGCAAAGTGGAAAAAAATTACGTGTTGTGCTTGATGTCTGGGAACCAGAGCCTAACCTTTCATTACCCTTACTGGCTTTGGTTGATATCGGTACACCCCATATTGCAGGGTACACTCTGGAAGGCAAAGCACGTGGTACGACTCAGGTCTTTGAGGCTTACTGCGAATTTCTGGGGCAACCATACAGGGCGGAATTGTCCGACCTTTTGCCTGAACCTGATTTCAGCCATATCACCGTACATGGCGAAGTGACACAAAGCATCCTGAAGCGCTTGATACATTTAGTGTATGATGTGCGCCGTGATGACGCACCACTACGTCAGGTCGCTGAACAGAATGGCGCTTTTGACCGATTGCGTAAAAACTATCCAGAGCGCCGGGAATGGTCTTCCCTGACGGTGCATTGTGACTCAGAAAGCAGCGCCCAATTACTGTCTGAAATTGGGTTTAACGCCAAAGTGATTTAA
- a CDS encoding sensor histidine kinase, which translates to MKLFKAPRSLFHQLLLFFGAPLLLLGGASVYTHYFSAENAATLAYDRTLLASARTVAERLTVKNKQLNVDVPYIVLDSFERNTNDRLYYQVISPAGRTISGYDNLPPIPQYTQRSQLYTALVYFYNAEYQGYPIRVAALYQPINEGGVMGMALILVAETVDSRQYLARQLLISSLISQGTVVVLTLILAYFLLKQLLKPLRRLSGMMVLRSANDLTPLPDILPWSELSPLLRAFNRYIERLKLMVGRQARFSADASHQLRTPLSVLKTQIAVALNDKDPYPSRKIINSINKTVDNMISLTDRLLYLSQLKVHEKEAIQNYQPVNIVELLQQACFSRLQQAESKNIDLGYEGENTFWIKGEPVLLTEMCANLLDNAIKYTPAAGMVTARVSMTADKKYCCLEVDDSGPGIAQENITQSLMAFNRLDNAAGLEGAGLGLTIVKDISLYHGATLQLLPSIVLGGLLVRILFRLPAGERNT; encoded by the coding sequence ATGAAACTGTTCAAAGCCCCACGCTCATTGTTTCATCAGTTACTCCTGTTCTTTGGTGCGCCATTGTTGTTATTGGGCGGGGCTTCTGTGTATACCCATTATTTTAGTGCGGAAAATGCGGCGACACTTGCCTATGATCGGACGTTACTTGCATCGGCAAGAACAGTTGCGGAGCGTCTGACAGTAAAGAATAAACAGTTAAACGTTGATGTGCCTTATATCGTTTTGGACAGTTTTGAACGTAATACGAATGATCGTCTCTACTATCAGGTGATATCACCGGCAGGGAGAACCATTTCCGGTTACGATAATTTACCTCCCATTCCTCAATATACCCAGCGTTCGCAACTGTATACGGCCTTGGTATATTTTTATAACGCGGAATATCAGGGATACCCCATCCGTGTTGCGGCCTTGTATCAGCCGATCAACGAAGGAGGGGTAATGGGCATGGCATTGATACTGGTGGCTGAAACTGTGGATTCCCGCCAATATTTAGCGCGACAATTACTGATTTCTTCCCTGATAAGCCAGGGAACCGTAGTGGTATTGACACTGATTCTTGCCTATTTCCTGTTAAAGCAGCTTCTTAAACCACTGCGCAGGTTATCAGGCATGATGGTGCTCCGTTCAGCCAATGACTTAACCCCATTGCCGGATATTTTGCCGTGGTCAGAGCTTTCACCATTGCTTCGGGCATTTAATCGCTACATAGAACGGTTAAAACTGATGGTTGGGCGTCAAGCCCGGTTCAGTGCTGATGCTTCTCATCAACTCAGGACACCTTTAAGTGTATTAAAAACACAGATAGCCGTGGCACTCAATGATAAAGATCCTTATCCGAGCAGAAAAATCATCAACTCTATTAACAAGACCGTAGATAACATGATCTCACTGACTGATCGTCTGTTATATCTTTCACAGTTGAAAGTGCATGAGAAAGAAGCTATCCAGAATTATCAGCCCGTCAATATTGTGGAATTATTACAGCAAGCCTGTTTTTCCCGTTTGCAACAGGCGGAAAGTAAAAATATTGATTTGGGTTATGAAGGAGAAAATACCTTTTGGATCAAGGGAGAACCCGTATTGTTGACAGAAATGTGTGCTAACTTGTTGGATAACGCCATTAAATATACGCCTGCTGCGGGAATGGTGACGGCAAGAGTAAGTATGACAGCGGACAAAAAATACTGTTGCCTCGAAGTTGATGATTCAGGGCCGGGCATCGCGCAAGAAAATATTACTCAATCGTTGATGGCGTTTAACCGTCTGGATAATGCAGCGGGGCTGGAAGGCGCTGGATTGGGGCTGACTATTGTTAAGGATATCAGCCTGTACCACGGTGCGACTCTCCAGCTTTTGCCCAGTATTGTACTGGGCGGTTTGCTGGTGAGAATTTTATTCCGCCTTCCTGCGGGTGAGAGGAATACGTAG
- the tctD gene encoding transcriptional regulator TctD — translation MRLLLVEDHPDLSHWLQKALSSSGFAVDIAEDGIAADQLLLTEDYTLLILDVALPRLDGISLLSRLRKRGQNLPVLLLTAKVDVADRVKGLNSGADDYVTKPFDFEELEARIRALLRRGMGLPLGIQQFGSLVYEDAGYFLLDNQPLALTPREFSVLTTLFHRRGRPVSKQQLFEQVFSLSDEANPQSIELYVHRLRKKLFNSDVGICTLRGLGYRLELQK, via the coding sequence ATGCGTCTCTTATTAGTTGAGGACCACCCTGACTTGTCACATTGGCTGCAAAAAGCATTAAGCAGTTCTGGATTTGCAGTTGATATTGCTGAAGATGGAATTGCGGCGGATCAGCTTTTGCTGACGGAAGATTATACCCTGCTAATCTTGGATGTTGCCTTACCCAGATTGGATGGAATCTCCCTGTTATCACGGCTGCGTAAGCGCGGGCAAAATTTGCCCGTGTTGTTATTGACTGCCAAAGTGGATGTTGCCGATCGCGTGAAAGGGTTAAATTCGGGCGCTGATGACTATGTAACTAAGCCTTTTGATTTTGAAGAATTAGAAGCTCGTATTCGAGCACTGTTACGCCGTGGCATGGGATTGCCGCTAGGGATACAGCAATTTGGCTCATTGGTTTACGAAGACGCAGGTTATTTCTTATTGGATAATCAACCGCTGGCGTTGACTCCCAGGGAATTCTCAGTTTTAACAACCCTGTTTCACCGTCGTGGACGCCCTGTCTCGAAACAACAACTGTTTGAGCAGGTATTTTCTTTATCTGATGAAGCAAATCCACAAAGCATCGAACTGTATGTGCATCGGTTACGGAAGAAGCTTTTTAACAGTGATGTCGGAATATGTACATTGCGAGGATTGGGATATCGATTGGAATTGCAAAAATAA
- a CDS encoding IS1 family transposase (programmed frameshift), whose protein sequence is MAKVDVYCRYCHKSEQVKGHGKGNGGHPRYRCYSCCKVFQLAYTYQACKPGVKEQIVDIAMNNGGIRDTARILKVATATVMKTLKNLRPRNVTTLPLAECGIQIVCEIDEQWSFVGNKKNQRWLWYAWEPRLKRIVAHVFGDRSRKTLDKLLTLLSSFTIRFYCTDDYVVYDPLPEEEHLTGKAFTQRIERTNLTHRTRIKRLNRKTIGYSKSEEMHDKVIGTFIEREHYF, encoded by the exons ATGGCCAAAGTTGATGTCTATTGCCGTTATTGCCACAAATCAGAACAGGTCAAAGGACATGGGAAAGGAAATGGCGGACATCCTCGTTATCGCTGTTATAGCTGCTGTAAGGTCTTTCAGTTGGCGTATACCTATCAGGCCTGCAAACCCGGCGTTAAAGAACAGATTGTCGATATCGCGATGAATAACGGGGGAATTCGTGACACCGCTCGGATCCTGAAAGTCGCCACCGCCACCGTCATGAAAACATTAAAAA ACCTCAGACCCCGAAACGTAACGACACTTCCCCTTGCGGAATGTGGCATCCAGATTGTCTGTGAAATCGACGAGCAATGGTCGTTTGTCGGCAATAAGAAAAACCAACGCTGGCTTTGGTATGCTTGGGAACCCCGCCTGAAGCGAATAGTGGCTCATGTTTTTGGCGATCGCAGTCGAAAAACGTTAGACAAGCTGCTTACCCTCTTATCTTCCTTTACTATTCGGTTTTACTGCACGGATGACTATGTTGTTTATGACCCACTTCCCGAGGAAGAGCACTTGACTGGAAAGGCGTTTACTCAGCGTATAGAGAGAACGAATTTAACGCATCGTACCCGAATCAAAAGGCTGAATAGAAAAACCATTGGGTATTCAAAATCGGAAGAAATGCACGATAAAGTGATAGGAACCTTTATTGAACGTGAACATTATTTTTAA
- a CDS encoding DMT family transporter — translation MINFLFPFIAVLIWSINAVVSKAAATAIEPAAIAFYRWFIAFLALTPFVLWPVLKQRKMVIQYWWKLLILGTLGMVLNQSMAYYAAHTVSATLIGIFTSLIPLLTVIISIFALRIAPTVGITLGTVFSLFGLVWLVSKGEPASLLEHGLGIGEVMLFIASASYALYGVLTKRWAIPLPNWQSLYIQIGFSLLLLLPNFMMTKDVQLTSDNISLVLFAGIPASILAPYLWIQGVTRLGANMTSVFMNLAPVFTAIIAIVFLREKMQSYHLIGGGIVLAGVILAQRLRIPLTRRKAE, via the coding sequence ATGATAAATTTCTTGTTTCCCTTTATTGCTGTTCTGATTTGGTCAATTAATGCCGTTGTCAGTAAAGCAGCAGCCACTGCAATTGAGCCTGCTGCCATTGCTTTCTATCGTTGGTTCATTGCGTTTCTGGCTTTAACTCCTTTCGTTTTATGGCCTGTCCTGAAACAGCGGAAAATGGTTATCCAGTATTGGTGGAAGTTATTGATTCTGGGTACTCTGGGCATGGTACTTAACCAAAGTATGGCCTATTACGCTGCTCATACTGTGAGTGCAACATTGATAGGAATCTTTACTTCACTGATTCCGTTGTTGACGGTTATCATCAGTATCTTTGCCTTACGGATTGCTCCCACAGTAGGTATCACCCTGGGTACTGTGTTTTCGTTGTTCGGCCTAGTGTGGCTGGTCAGCAAAGGTGAACCCGCTTCCTTATTAGAGCACGGTCTGGGGATCGGCGAAGTGATGCTATTTATTGCATCCGCTTCCTACGCCTTATATGGGGTGTTGACAAAACGTTGGGCGATCCCATTACCCAATTGGCAATCACTTTATATACAAATCGGGTTTAGCCTTTTGCTGCTTTTGCCTAATTTCATGATGACAAAAGATGTCCAGTTAACTAGCGATAACATTTCCTTAGTCCTGTTCGCGGGCATCCCCGCCTCAATTCTTGCGCCCTATCTGTGGATACAGGGCGTGACTCGCCTAGGCGCGAATATGACTTCTGTATTTATGAATCTGGCTCCTGTATTTACCGCCATTATCGCCATTGTGTTTCTGCGTGAGAAAATGCAAAGCTATCATCTGATCGGCGGCGGCATTGTTCTGGCAGGGGTTATACTCGCCCAGCGCCTACGTATTCCTCTCACCCGCAGGAAGGCGGAATAA
- the fabB gene encoding beta-ketoacyl-ACP synthase I, with the protein MKRAVITGLGIVSSIGNNQKEVLESLREGRSGITFSEEFKEMGLRSHVWGNIKLDISGLIDRKTQRFMSDSSVYAYLAMDEAIKDSGLSDEQVSNLRTGLVVGSGGGSPRNQVSGSDGMRAKGLRGVGPYMVTRAMASGVSACLATPFKIKGVNYSISSACSTSAHCIGHAVELIQLGKQDVIFAGGGEELSWEMACEFDAMGALSTKYNETPELASRTYDQGRDGFVIAGGGGIVVVEELEHALARGAHIYAEIIGYGANSDGADMVAPSGEGAVRCMKLALDGIEGGVDYINTHGTSTPIGDLKELGAIREVFGDNTPAISATKAMTGHSLGAAGAHEAIYSLLMLEHGVIAPSINIDNLDEKALGMNIITEPTERELRTVMSNSFGFGGTNASLVMRKYSN; encoded by the coding sequence ATGAAACGTGCAGTAATCACTGGTCTGGGGATTGTTTCCAGTATTGGTAATAACCAGAAAGAGGTGCTGGAGTCTCTGAGAGAAGGCCGTTCCGGGATAACTTTTTCTGAAGAATTCAAAGAGATGGGGCTTCGTAGCCACGTCTGGGGTAATATAAAACTGGATATATCTGGTCTAATTGATCGTAAAACTCAGCGTTTTATGAGCGATTCATCTGTTTATGCTTATCTTGCAATGGATGAAGCGATTAAAGATTCTGGTTTGTCCGATGAGCAAGTTTCCAATTTGCGCACGGGTCTGGTTGTGGGTTCAGGTGGCGGTTCTCCACGTAATCAGGTTAGTGGATCGGATGGTATGCGAGCCAAAGGGCTGCGTGGCGTTGGGCCTTATATGGTGACGCGGGCAATGGCTTCTGGTGTATCAGCCTGTCTGGCAACACCATTCAAAATCAAAGGGGTGAACTATTCCATTAGTTCTGCCTGTTCAACTTCTGCACACTGTATTGGCCACGCAGTTGAATTGATCCAGCTTGGTAAGCAGGATGTTATTTTTGCCGGCGGCGGTGAAGAACTGAGCTGGGAAATGGCCTGTGAGTTTGATGCAATGGGAGCGCTTTCTACTAAATATAACGAAACACCAGAACTTGCTTCCCGCACTTATGATCAGGGGCGTGACGGTTTTGTCATCGCAGGCGGTGGCGGTATCGTTGTGGTTGAAGAATTAGAGCACGCATTAGCTCGTGGTGCGCACATATATGCTGAAATCATCGGTTATGGGGCAAATTCTGATGGCGCGGATATGGTTGCACCTTCTGGCGAGGGGGCTGTTCGCTGCATGAAGCTGGCTCTTGATGGTATTGAAGGTGGCGTGGATTACATCAATACCCACGGAACATCAACCCCGATTGGTGACTTGAAGGAGTTGGGAGCTATCCGCGAAGTGTTTGGTGATAACACCCCTGCTATTTCGGCCACCAAAGCGATGACGGGGCACTCTTTAGGAGCGGCTGGTGCGCACGAAGCCATTTACAGTTTATTAATGCTGGAACATGGTGTTATTGCACCAAGTATCAATATTGATAACTTGGATGAGAAAGCGTTAGGCATGAATATTATCACTGAACCTACCGAACGCGAGCTAAGAACAGTAATGTCCAATAGCTTCGGGTTCGGCGGTACAAATGCATCCCTGGTGATGCGCAAATATTCGAACTGA
- a CDS encoding aspartate-semialdehyde dehydrogenase, with protein sequence MSEGWNIALLGATGAVGEAILALLQERQFQVGELHLLASEQNAGKIQRFNGKSITVYDAAEFDWSQVQLAFFAATKEATAQYVEKATEAGCLVIDSSGLFAAEPDVPLVVPGVNPHALAEYRNRNIIAVADSSTSQVLTAIKPLIDLAGIARLNLTNLLPVSVHGKAAINELAGQSARLLSGVPPDESLFNKQLAFNLLPLLPDAEGSVREERRIVDQIRRILQDEGLPISVSCVQSSVFYGIAQMVSVETLRPVGTEEAREELERFAEIQVSEEGDYPTQVTDASGSDRLSIGCLRNNYGMPEMLQFWSVADNIRFGGALMAVEIAEKLMQEQFY encoded by the coding sequence ATGTCAGAAGGCTGGAATATTGCGCTCTTGGGTGCAACAGGCGCAGTAGGTGAAGCGATATTGGCGTTATTACAGGAGCGCCAGTTTCAGGTTGGTGAACTGCATCTTCTTGCCAGTGAGCAAAATGCTGGGAAAATTCAGCGTTTTAATGGTAAAAGCATCACCGTTTATGATGCCGCAGAATTTGATTGGTCACAGGTGCAGCTTGCGTTTTTTGCTGCGACGAAAGAAGCAACGGCACAATATGTTGAAAAGGCAACGGAAGCGGGCTGTCTGGTGATCGACAGCAGCGGATTGTTTGCCGCAGAGCCGGATGTACCTCTGGTCGTACCGGGAGTTAACCCACACGCTTTGGCTGAATATCGCAACCGCAACATTATTGCTGTGGCGGACAGCTCAACAAGCCAGGTTTTGACGGCCATTAAGCCATTGATCGATCTCGCAGGTATTGCACGTTTAAATCTGACCAATTTATTGCCGGTTTCCGTACATGGCAAAGCCGCCATTAATGAATTGGCAGGGCAAAGTGCCCGTTTATTGAGCGGCGTTCCGCCGGATGAAAGTCTTTTTAACAAACAATTAGCTTTCAATCTGCTGCCTTTATTGCCTGATGCCGAAGGCTCAGTACGTGAAGAGCGTCGCATTGTCGATCAAATTCGCAGAATATTACAGGACGAAGGGCTACCTATTTCAGTCAGTTGTGTTCAATCTTCGGTTTTCTACGGAATTGCCCAGATGGTGAGTGTGGAAACACTGCGTCCAGTCGGCACAGAAGAAGCGCGTGAAGAGCTTGAACGTTTTGCAGAAATTCAGGTCTCAGAAGAGGGAGATTATCCCACTCAGGTCACGGATGCATCCGGTAGTGACAGGTTGAGTATTGGCTGTCTGCGTAATAATTATGGTATGCCGGAGATGCTGCAATTCTGGTCGGTTGCCGACAATATCCGTTTTGGCGGTGCGCTGATGGCGGTTGAAATCGCAGAAAAACTGATGCAGGAGCAATTCTACTGA
- a CDS encoding Bug family tripartite tricarboxylate transporter substrate binding protein, with protein METILIKVLAVATLLACTNTFADNAPDKTECIAPAKPSGGFDLTCKLAQITLLDTKAINSPMSVAFMPGGIGAVAYNTIIAQRPAEPGTIVAFSGGSLLNLSQGKFGRYHVNDVRWLASMGTDYGMIAVRGDSPYKTLKDLMGAFQKDPNKIVFGASASIGSQDWMKTALLAKEVGVDPQKIRYVAFEGGGEPITALLSNHIQAVSWELSETVPYLTDDKIRVLAVYAEQRLKGKLANIPTAKEQGYNIVWPVVRGFYMGPKVTDEQYQWWIKTFKKLQQTEEFKKERDLRGLFEFNMVGKELDDYVKKQVVQYHGLAKSFGLIK; from the coding sequence ATGGAAACAATATTAATCAAGGTATTAGCTGTTGCTACTTTACTTGCCTGTACCAATACATTTGCAGACAATGCTCCCGATAAAACGGAATGTATTGCTCCAGCCAAACCTAGTGGTGGGTTTGATTTAACCTGTAAGCTAGCACAAATAACATTATTAGATACTAAAGCTATCAACTCTCCTATGAGCGTGGCTTTCATGCCTGGAGGAATCGGAGCTGTCGCTTATAATACCATCATCGCTCAACGTCCCGCAGAGCCTGGAACCATAGTGGCATTCTCTGGTGGTTCTTTGCTTAACCTTTCTCAAGGAAAATTCGGTCGTTACCATGTGAATGATGTACGCTGGTTAGCTAGTATGGGTACTGACTATGGAATGATAGCTGTGCGCGGAGACTCTCCCTATAAGACTTTAAAAGACTTAATGGGTGCCTTCCAAAAAGACCCTAACAAGATAGTATTCGGTGCAAGTGCATCCATAGGAAGTCAAGATTGGATGAAAACAGCACTACTGGCGAAAGAAGTGGGTGTTGATCCGCAAAAAATACGCTATGTTGCGTTTGAAGGCGGTGGAGAACCTATCACTGCTCTACTAAGCAATCACATTCAAGCCGTTTCCTGGGAACTCAGTGAAACCGTACCTTACCTCACTGACGATAAAATCCGTGTTCTTGCTGTCTATGCTGAACAACGTTTGAAAGGTAAGCTAGCAAATATTCCAACCGCAAAAGAACAGGGATATAACATCGTTTGGCCAGTTGTTCGTGGTTTCTATATGGGTCCAAAAGTCACAGATGAACAATATCAATGGTGGATAAAAACATTTAAAAAATTACAGCAAACAGAAGAGTTTAAAAAGGAACGTGATTTACGTGGATTATTTGAATTCAACATGGTCGGCAAAGAATTAGATGATTATGTAAAAAAACAAGTTGTCCAATATCATGGGTTGGCTAAATCCTTTGGCTTAATTAAATAA